A part of Dehalogenimonas sp. W genomic DNA contains:
- a CDS encoding XTP/dITP diphosphatase — MAARELLLATNNPGKVREYTRLLAGVGFCLVTPADKRIDVEPAETGQTFADNAVIKAEALAAASGLLTLADDSGLEVDALAGAPGVRSARYAGDGATDADRNELLLKNMRVVPAAQRTARFRCAIAIAGGGQPTRVVEGAVEGVIAAAPRGDGGFGYDPVFCVPELGRTMAELTPEAKNALSHRARATAKAAAILAEINRGG, encoded by the coding sequence GTGGCAGCGCGGGAGCTGCTGCTGGCAACCAATAATCCGGGCAAGGTCAGAGAGTACACCCGCTTGCTGGCCGGGGTCGGGTTTTGTCTGGTGACACCGGCGGACAAGCGGATTGATGTTGAACCGGCTGAAACCGGACAGACCTTTGCTGATAATGCGGTGATAAAAGCCGAAGCCCTGGCGGCTGCTTCCGGGCTGTTGACGCTGGCTGATGATTCCGGACTGGAAGTGGATGCGCTGGCCGGCGCCCCCGGCGTCAGGTCGGCGCGGTACGCCGGCGACGGAGCTACTGATGCCGACCGCAATGAGCTGCTGCTGAAAAATATGCGGGTGGTGCCGGCGGCGCAACGTACCGCCCGTTTCCGCTGTGCTATTGCCATCGCCGGCGGCGGACAGCCGACCCGGGTGGTAGAAGGGGCGGTGGAAGGGGTTATTGCCGCCGCGCCGCGGGGTGACGGCGGCTTTGGCTACGACCCGGTTTTTTGTGTGCCGGAACTAGGCCGCACCATGGCTGAACTGACGCCGGAAGCTAAAAATGCCCTCAGTCACCGGGCCCGCGCTACCGCCAAAGCCGCGGCTATTCTGGCAGAAATCAACCGCGGCGGGTGA
- the fbp gene encoding fructose-1,6-bisphosphate aldolase/phosphatase, with the protein MKVTVSVIKADIGGFVGHSDAHPDCLCTADSALARAKEKGLLIDYHVTKCGDDLQLIMTHQKGENNGDIHEMAWDTFVECTEVAKKLKLYGAGQDLLTDAFSGNIKGMGPGAAEMEFEERVSEPIVVFMADKTSSGAWNMPLYKMFADPFNTIGLVIAENMHQGFKFEVHDVKESKKITFKTPEEIYDMLVFIGAANRYPVKAVYTLSGEIAASSSTQKLAFLAGRYVGKDDPVCIVRCQGAFPAVGEALEPFAKPYLVEGWMRGSHYGPLMPVSVAQSQPTRFDGPPRVTALGFQLSEGRLVGPRDFFADVSYDQARQKANDMAYMMREHGPFEPHRLPLDEMEYTTMPQVSRKLESRFEAI; encoded by the coding sequence ATGAAGGTTACCGTAAGCGTCATCAAGGCCGATATCGGCGGCTTTGTCGGTCATTCCGATGCCCATCCGGATTGTCTTTGTACCGCAGACTCGGCTCTGGCCCGGGCCAAGGAAAAAGGTCTGCTGATTGACTATCACGTCACCAAGTGCGGTGATGACCTGCAACTCATCATGACTCACCAGAAAGGTGAAAACAACGGCGATATTCATGAAATGGCCTGGGATACCTTTGTAGAGTGTACCGAAGTCGCCAAGAAATTGAAGCTGTACGGTGCCGGCCAGGATCTGCTGACCGATGCCTTTTCCGGCAATATCAAGGGTATGGGGCCGGGGGCGGCCGAGATGGAGTTTGAAGAACGGGTGTCTGAGCCGATTGTGGTCTTCATGGCTGATAAAACCTCCTCCGGCGCCTGGAATATGCCGCTGTATAAGATGTTTGCCGATCCCTTTAACACCATCGGTCTGGTAATCGCTGAAAACATGCATCAGGGTTTCAAATTTGAAGTGCATGACGTCAAGGAAAGCAAAAAGATAACCTTCAAAACCCCGGAAGAAATCTATGACATGCTGGTCTTTATCGGCGCGGCCAACCGCTACCCCGTTAAGGCGGTCTATACGTTAAGCGGCGAGATCGCCGCTTCATCCTCCACCCAAAAGCTGGCCTTCCTGGCCGGACGCTATGTCGGCAAGGATGACCCGGTGTGCATCGTCCGCTGTCAGGGTGCCTTCCCGGCCGTCGGTGAGGCCCTGGAGCCGTTTGCCAAACCTTACCTGGTTGAGGGTTGGATGCGTGGTTCTCACTACGGGCCGCTGATGCCGGTAAGCGTTGCTCAAAGCCAGCCGACCCGTTTTGACGGCCCGCCGCGGGTGACCGCGCTGGGCTTCCAGTTATCTGAAGGCCGGCTGGTAGGGCCGCGGGATTTCTTTGCCGATGTGTCCTACGATCAGGCTCGCCAGAAAGCCAATGACATGGCTTACATGATGCGGGAACACGGGCCGTTTGAACCTCACCGCCTGCCCCTGGATGAAATGGAATACACCACCATGCCCCAGGTGTCGCGTAAACTGGAAAGCCGTTTCGAAGCTATATAG
- a CDS encoding cob(I)yrinic acid a,c-diamide adenosyltransferase, translating to MTEQVSPDNGYKLERGLVNIFTGHGKGKTSAAIGTAVRAAGHGLSVYMVFMMKANEAFDHGEFKVLKALPNVTIDTFGQRGWAKRGNVLPEHREQAQKALDAAAAAMNSGEYDVIILDEVNGAIASSLVDIEAVVKLIETKPHNVELVLTGRYADPRLVQMADLVSEVLMIKHPINEGIRARKGIDY from the coding sequence TTGACCGAACAGGTATCACCCGATAACGGCTATAAACTGGAAAGAGGGCTGGTGAATATTTTTACCGGTCACGGCAAGGGTAAAACCTCAGCCGCCATCGGGACCGCAGTGCGGGCCGCCGGACACGGCCTTAGTGTTTATATGGTGTTCATGATGAAGGCCAATGAGGCTTTTGACCATGGTGAATTCAAAGTCCTCAAAGCCCTGCCCAATGTCACTATTGATACGTTCGGCCAGCGGGGCTGGGCCAAGCGGGGCAATGTGCTGCCGGAGCATCGGGAACAGGCGCAGAAGGCGCTGGACGCTGCCGCGGCGGCGATGAACAGCGGCGAATATGACGTTATCATCCTGGATGAGGTCAACGGCGCCATCGCCAGCAGTCTGGTGGACATTGAAGCGGTGGTTAAGCTGATAGAAACCAAGCCCCACAATGTTGAACTGGTGCTCACCGGACGATATGCCGACCCGCGGCTGGTCCAGATGGCCGACCTGGTGTCTGAGGTACTGATGATCAAGCACCCCATTAATGAAGGGATTCGCGCCCGCAAGGGCATTGATTACTAA
- a CDS encoding fumarylacetoacetate hydrolase family protein → MNIVRFKAPDGGEHYGIIEAETVRELTGTPFKNIEYTGRDFDPQAVQLLAPCQPSKIVCLGVNYHGHAREMNHKIPDAPLIFLKPSTAVIGPEADILYPPMSHRVDYEAELAVVIKKPVWRVSREAARDCILGYTCFNDVTARDLQKQDGQWARAKGFDTFAAVGPWISTSADPAALTVESYLNGERKQYGNTADLIYPVDYLIHFISHVMTLLPGDVVATGTPSGIGPMQPGDTIEIKIDGVGTLRNQVACIEEPEVR, encoded by the coding sequence ATGAATATTGTCAGATTCAAAGCGCCCGACGGCGGCGAACATTACGGTATTATTGAGGCGGAAACGGTCAGGGAACTGACCGGGACGCCTTTCAAAAACATTGAATACACCGGACGGGATTTTGACCCGCAGGCGGTACAACTGCTGGCGCCGTGTCAGCCTAGTAAGATCGTCTGTCTGGGGGTCAATTATCACGGGCACGCGCGGGAGATGAATCACAAGATACCTGACGCGCCGCTGATATTTTTAAAACCGTCTACCGCGGTTATCGGACCGGAAGCTGATATCCTTTATCCGCCGATGTCGCACCGGGTGGATTATGAAGCCGAACTGGCGGTGGTAATCAAAAAACCGGTCTGGCGGGTCAGCCGGGAGGCGGCGCGGGATTGTATTCTGGGTTACACCTGCTTTAACGACGTTACTGCCCGCGACTTGCAGAAGCAGGACGGCCAGTGGGCGCGGGCCAAAGGCTTTGATACTTTTGCCGCCGTCGGCCCGTGGATCAGCACTTCCGCGGACCCGGCAGCCCTGACGGTAGAGTCTTATCTGAATGGGGAACGCAAACAGTACGGCAATACCGCAGATCTGATTTATCCGGTGGATTACCTGATTCACTTTATCTCCCATGTGATGACGCTGCTGCCGGGCGATGTGGTGGCTACCGGCACTCCCAGCGGCATCGGGCCGATGCAGCCGGGGGATACCATAGAAATCAAGATTGACGGCGTGGGGACCCTGCGTAACCAGGTGGCCTGTATTGAAGAGCCGGAAGTCCGGTAA
- a CDS encoding YifB family Mg chelatase-like AAA ATPase, with amino-acid sequence MLAKTMTCALLGLDGTIVEVEVDIAPGLPSFTVVGLPDAAIQESRERVRAAVRNSGFFFPMKRVVASLAPADFKKTGPAYDLPIALGILLSSGQLRAQVKDIVFLGELSLEGKLRHTSGILPMVSLARDHGFRRVIVPAEDALEAALVDGVEIIPVTSLAQMASFLSGDIEAPQPPERPVFADDGTAANFDMSHIKGQEHVKRALEVAAAGAHNVVMSGPPGSGKTMLARALTTILPPLTNDEALEVTKIYSVSGNLPPGTPLVRRRPFRSPHYTTSAAGLVGGGHQPRPGEITLSHRGVLFLDELPEFGHSMLEVLRQPLEDRVVTISRSQGTVTFPANFMLVGAMNPCPCGYYGDPLKECRCAPSQITRYQTRLSGPFLDRVDIFVEVPRVDYDKLSGDHQGESSSAISSRVTTAREYQTVRFTGSRLTANNDMTAADIKKHCKMDAPAESLLKTAMRQLSLSARGFHRTLKLSRTIADLDASEQIKTHHMAEALQYRPRITV; translated from the coding sequence ATGCTCGCTAAAACCATGACCTGCGCCCTGCTCGGACTGGACGGCACCATCGTTGAAGTTGAGGTTGATATCGCCCCCGGTCTGCCGTCGTTCACCGTGGTCGGTCTGCCCGACGCCGCCATTCAGGAATCCCGGGAGCGGGTCCGCGCCGCCGTCAGGAATTCTGGTTTCTTTTTTCCAATGAAGCGGGTGGTCGCCAGCCTGGCGCCGGCAGATTTCAAGAAAACCGGCCCGGCTTATGACCTGCCCATCGCTCTGGGCATCTTGCTGAGTTCCGGCCAGCTTCGCGCCCAGGTAAAAGACATCGTGTTTCTGGGTGAATTATCCCTGGAAGGCAAACTGCGCCACACCAGCGGTATTCTGCCGATGGTATCGCTGGCGCGGGACCACGGTTTCCGCCGGGTGATTGTGCCGGCCGAGGATGCCCTTGAAGCCGCCCTGGTGGACGGCGTGGAGATTATTCCGGTAACCAGTCTGGCTCAAATGGCCTCTTTTCTCTCCGGCGACATTGAAGCCCCCCAGCCGCCGGAACGGCCGGTCTTTGCCGATGACGGCACCGCCGCCAACTTTGACATGTCCCACATCAAGGGTCAGGAACACGTCAAGCGCGCTCTGGAAGTGGCAGCCGCCGGGGCGCATAACGTGGTCATGTCCGGCCCGCCCGGCTCCGGCAAGACCATGCTGGCCCGGGCTTTGACTACTATCCTGCCGCCACTGACCAATGATGAGGCCCTGGAAGTCACCAAAATATATTCAGTTTCCGGCAATCTGCCGCCGGGCACGCCGCTGGTGCGGCGTCGCCCCTTCCGTTCTCCTCACTACACCACTTCGGCCGCCGGTCTGGTTGGCGGCGGTCACCAGCCGCGTCCCGGTGAAATTACTTTGTCACATCGCGGCGTACTATTCTTGGATGAACTGCCGGAGTTCGGCCACAGCATGCTGGAAGTACTGCGTCAGCCACTGGAAGACCGGGTGGTGACCATCAGTCGCTCGCAGGGCACGGTCACTTTCCCGGCCAACTTCATGCTGGTCGGCGCCATGAATCCCTGTCCCTGCGGTTATTACGGCGATCCGCTCAAGGAATGCCGTTGCGCCCCGTCACAAATTACCCGCTATCAGACACGTTTATCCGGGCCGTTTCTGGACCGGGTGGATATTTTTGTTGAAGTACCGCGGGTGGATTATGACAAGCTATCGGGCGACCATCAGGGTGAATCATCTTCGGCCATTTCCAGTCGGGTGACCACCGCCCGGGAATATCAGACAGTCCGCTTTACCGGCAGCCGCCTGACTGCCAATAACGATATGACCGCGGCCGATATTAAGAAACACTGTAAAATGGACGCCCCGGCGGAGAGTCTGCTGAAAACAGCCATGCGCCAGCTGTCCTTGTCCGCCCGCGGCTTCCACCGGACCCTCAAACTGTCGCGGACCATCGCCGACCTGGACGCCAGCGAACAAATCAAGACCCACCACATGGCGGAAGCCTTACAGTACCGTCCGCGGATTACAGTTTAA
- a CDS encoding DUF502 domain-containing protein — protein sequence MAEIIIKPPPPESPDGEDPKQPWLVRNVRRNFITGLLVTVPAALAVLALLWFFNTIDNVLQPIIRAIFGQSIIGLGFIITLVLIYMAGILASNIVGKRLIQFGEAVVGRLPVLRQIYNAAKQAMTSLSGLNKTRTAFREVVMVEFPRRGMWTVAFITNELHDATGKKLISIYVPTAPVPTSGYFALVAEKEIKRTNISVDAAMKMVISSGIASTEDISVGLTGELLGYQQPDDEDNRPDRQGDPAAGTH from the coding sequence ATGGCTGAAATCATTATCAAGCCGCCGCCTCCGGAGTCTCCCGACGGGGAAGACCCTAAACAGCCCTGGCTGGTGCGGAACGTACGCCGCAACTTCATCACCGGTTTGCTGGTCACCGTACCGGCGGCGCTGGCCGTTCTGGCCCTGTTATGGTTCTTCAACACCATTGATAACGTCCTGCAACCCATTATCCGAGCTATCTTCGGTCAATCCATTATCGGACTGGGTTTTATCATCACCCTCGTCTTGATTTACATGGCCGGCATCCTGGCTTCCAATATCGTCGGGAAACGATTGATCCAGTTCGGTGAGGCGGTAGTAGGCCGCTTGCCGGTACTGCGCCAGATTTATAATGCCGCCAAGCAGGCCATGACCAGTCTGTCCGGCCTCAATAAAACGCGGACGGCGTTCCGCGAGGTAGTCATGGTGGAATTTCCCCGCCGGGGAATGTGGACGGTAGCCTTTATCACCAATGAATTGCATGACGCCACGGGCAAAAAACTGATATCCATCTATGTCCCGACAGCCCCGGTACCGACTTCCGGCTATTTTGCGCTGGTGGCGGAAAAGGAAATCAAACGGACAAACATCTCTGTGGACGCGGCTATGAAAATGGTCATCTCGTCCGGCATCGCCTCCACTGAAGATATCAGCGTCGGTCTGACTGGTGAACTTTTAGGTTATCAGCAACCCGATGATGAGGATAACCGCCCCGATCGCCAGGGCGATCCAGCCGCCGGTACGCACTGA
- a CDS encoding DUF6612 family protein: MKWSRLLPAVLLTIMVTVGLTVGCEKEEFLPLGPKPPNDDKIIEFMLDAANGMNTYEYDLQTTATVTADDQEPNVTTMEAAAVVDAAGEKLFLTMVSEMSLPGFGTTSSEMYVIGDTMYMFSEREGSGIEGAWEKVTLKTEDYEQMWRSYNQAGQIGLLFEGIGEESVTIEEADGKYRLEVTVTMEQFATFLGATDEQIAQMMDDPDQMQLDDVEIIITIDSATYQPAGLDIAWSATSGGVTMTQSQTTTFSNIGQPVNINLPEEAADAEDITDMFYYDPSQDGPLFNDELLTVQIATIQALTEGGGTVVTYTNEIIPAGGKVGGVNDPGTYLIESTQNKYTITADGNAILGGTIQVPPGA, encoded by the coding sequence ATGAAATGGAGTAGATTGTTACCGGCAGTATTGCTGACGATAATGGTGACTGTGGGGCTGACGGTGGGTTGTGAAAAAGAAGAGTTTCTTCCTTTGGGGCCTAAACCGCCTAATGACGACAAGATAATAGAGTTTATGCTGGATGCGGCGAATGGTATGAACACCTACGAATATGACCTCCAGACGACGGCAACGGTTACAGCTGACGACCAGGAGCCGAATGTGACCACAATGGAAGCCGCAGCGGTGGTGGATGCAGCCGGAGAAAAGCTGTTTTTAACCATGGTAAGTGAGATGTCGTTACCGGGATTCGGCACAACATCCAGCGAAATGTATGTTATCGGCGATACGATGTATATGTTCTCCGAACGTGAAGGTTCCGGCATAGAGGGCGCATGGGAGAAGGTAACGCTGAAAACGGAAGACTACGAGCAGATGTGGCGGTCATACAATCAGGCCGGACAGATCGGGTTGCTATTTGAGGGCATTGGTGAGGAATCGGTAACGATTGAAGAAGCAGACGGTAAATACCGCCTGGAAGTGACAGTGACCATGGAGCAGTTCGCCACCTTTCTGGGAGCGACCGATGAACAGATAGCCCAGATGATGGATGATCCCGACCAGATGCAATTAGACGATGTGGAAATCATCATCACCATAGACTCGGCAACTTACCAGCCGGCAGGTCTGGATATCGCGTGGAGCGCTACGTCCGGCGGTGTGACCATGACCCAGTCTCAGACAACGACTTTCAGCAACATCGGACAGCCGGTAAACATCAATCTGCCGGAAGAAGCCGCGGACGCTGAAGACATTACCGATATGTTTTACTATGACCCGTCCCAGGACGGCCCGCTATTTAACGATGAACTGCTGACGGTGCAGATAGCGACCATACAGGCGCTGACCGAAGGCGGCGGTACCGTGGTGACTTATACCAATGAGATTATTCCCGCCGGTGGTAAGGTCGGGGGCGTCAATGACCCCGGCACCTATCTGATAGAATCAACGCAGAACAAGTACACCATCACCGCGGACGGCAATGCCATATTGGGCGGGACCATTCAGGTGCCGCCGGGGGCCTGA